In Elaeis guineensis isolate ETL-2024a chromosome 1, EG11, whole genome shotgun sequence, a genomic segment contains:
- the LOC140856553 gene encoding cysteine-rich receptor-like protein kinase 25: MNKSMYRTATCHRITNNVSLPSSSSLFLPCFLFFLVRSPPIATNEPLYQLCGDSNYTANSTYKTNLDILLPSLSSNAALAGGFSNVSFRQKPTVAYSFALCRGDVNISLCLSCLDIASHEIVRLCLYKIEAVVWYDPYVPPPLLQPVLVDELLSALTDWPTKRFATGEVNFTTNFPTMYSMVVPSGFVQVDTDEVSLRTGGRVSEKRCNYRFEVYKLYDGIHEKAWLADIGAGASGASTSKSRSGNYDQLLLELGELVMIIPV, from the exons ATGAATAAATCAATGTATCGTACTGCAACATGTCACCGTATCACCAACAATGTTTCTCTCCCCTCCTCATCCTCGCTCTTCCTCCCATGCTTTCTCTTCTTCCTCGTCCGCTCCCCTCCCATCGCCACCAATGAACCCCTCTACCAACTTTGCGGCGACAGCAACTACACCGCCAACAGCACCTACAAGACCAACCTCGACAtcctcctcccctctctctcctccaaCGCCGCCCTCGCCGGTGGTTTCTCCAACGTCAGCTTCCGCCAAAAGCCCACCGTGGCCTACAGTTTCGCCCTCTGCCGTGGTGACGTCAACATCTCCCTGTGCCTCTCCTGCCTCGATATAGCCTCCCATGAAATCGTCCGCCTCTGCCTCTATAAGATCGAAGCTGTCGTCTGGTACGATCCGTACGTGCCGCCTCCGCTACTCCAACCTGTG CTAGTGGACGAGCTTCTGAGTGCTCTAACCGACTGGCCAACGAAGAGATTTGCAACAGGGGAGGTGAACTTCACGACGAACTTCCCGACGATGTACAGCATGGTGGTGCCTTCAGGATTCGTTCAAGTGGATACCGACGAAGTTTCCTTGCGCACAGGGGGAAGGGTGTCAGAAAAGCGCTGCAATTATAGATTCGAGGTCTACAAGCTCTACGACGGCATCCATGAGAAAGCTTGGCTCGCGGACATCGGCGCCGGCGCCTCTGGTGCCTCCACCAGTAAATCCAGATCAGGGAACTATGATCAATTGTTGCTAGAATTAGGAGAGCTGGTTATGATAATACCGGTTTGA